A single Desulfatibacillum aliphaticivorans DSM 15576 DNA region contains:
- a CDS encoding REP-associated tyrosine transposase — protein MSPTKSRRRIHDEKLYGHFISFSCYRRSLFLRDKGARGIVIYYLAEQLKNQKGECMGFVVMLDHVHALVRFKEPGQLSTFMSQWKRRSSMGLKKLFRETFTENDLRIDLNKPMWQPRYHSFEIYSKSKAIEKIKYMHRNPVKAGLVKRSEDWLHSSARWYTDKKPVGVSLTKAF, from the coding sequence ATGTCCCCTACAAAATCTCGAAGAAGGATTCACGACGAAAAGCTATACGGCCACTTCATCTCCTTTTCCTGTTACCGAAGAAGCCTGTTTTTGCGGGATAAAGGGGCGCGGGGAATCGTGATATATTATTTGGCGGAGCAGTTGAAAAACCAAAAGGGCGAGTGCATGGGATTCGTCGTCATGCTCGACCATGTGCACGCTTTGGTACGGTTTAAAGAACCAGGACAACTAAGCACCTTTATGAGCCAATGGAAACGCAGGTCATCCATGGGGTTAAAAAAACTCTTTAGGGAAACTTTCACGGAAAACGATTTGCGCATAGACCTGAACAAACCCATGTGGCAGCCCAGATACCACTCGTTTGAGATTTATTCCAAATCCAAGGCTATAGAAAAGATTAAGTATATGCACCGAAATCCGGTGAAGGCGGGGTTGGTCAAAAGGTCGGAGGATTGGCTTCATAGTTCCGCTCGGTGGTACACTGATAAAAAACCAGTGGGAGTCTCACTGACAAAGGCTTTCTAA
- a CDS encoding class I SAM-dependent methyltransferase, protein MDQVDRSQWFYGILYGVFYDPLEGGHRSMISALIPEGCTVLDVCCGTGRLALDLAPKCEKITGVDMSARMLRFGEFLKKGSKASNVEFVHGDATRLEDAVDHTYDYAVISLALHEMPAQDRLATIRSMTRVAKQLIISDHSAPQPKTIPGYLTTLAELCFGGRSNFAVYNEFNASGGIVGALEQCGLTPENRMLDDKKIREVVTASGCSG, encoded by the coding sequence ATGGACCAGGTGGATAGGTCCCAGTGGTTTTACGGGATTTTGTACGGAGTTTTTTACGATCCGCTGGAAGGCGGTCACAGAAGCATGATATCTGCTTTAATACCGGAAGGATGCACGGTTCTGGACGTCTGCTGCGGCACAGGCAGGCTGGCCTTGGACCTGGCGCCGAAATGCGAAAAAATAACCGGCGTGGATATGTCCGCCCGGATGCTTCGATTCGGGGAATTCCTGAAAAAAGGAAGCAAGGCCTCTAACGTGGAGTTCGTCCACGGCGATGCCACCCGCCTGGAAGACGCCGTGGATCATACATACGATTACGCCGTTATCTCCCTGGCTCTGCACGAAATGCCCGCGCAGGACAGGCTGGCGACTATCCGGTCCATGACCCGGGTCGCCAAACAGTTGATCATTTCCGACCATTCCGCGCCCCAGCCCAAGACCATCCCCGGCTATCTGACCACCCTGGCCGAGCTCTGCTTTGGCGGCAGAAGCAATTTCGCCGTATACAACGAGTTCAACGCATCAGGCGGCATTGTCGGCGCCCTGGAGCAATGCGGCCTCACCCCGGAAAACCGGATGCTGGACGACAAAAAAATCCGGGAGGTGGTCACGGCCTCGGGATGTTCAGGGTAA
- a CDS encoding dodecin family protein gives MSVYKIIELVGSSPTSWEDAAKLAVETASQSLKDLRVAEVKELDLKIEDGKVTAYRAKVSVSFKYEK, from the coding sequence ATGAGCGTTTACAAAATCATAGAACTGGTTGGCAGCAGCCCCACTTCCTGGGAGGACGCGGCCAAACTCGCCGTGGAAACCGCATCTCAATCCCTCAAAGATCTTCGGGTGGCCGAAGTAAAAGAGCTTGACTTGAAAATTGAAGATGGCAAAGTAACGGCTTACAGAGCCAAGGTAAGCGTTTCGTTCAAGTACGAGAAATGA
- a CDS encoding 2-C-methyl-D-erythritol 2,4-cyclodiphosphate synthase translates to MKRILLVEDSTLFGSSVKEKIESKFECAVHWTKSLKDTEALFAEQEEDFAIGILDFVLPDAQNGDIIDMAIIGISSDEDGVVSAQFIKSGASDFLNKPFLAEEFYCRVTQNLDLLDYIQEVKDLSSKDFLTGLYNRRYFFDLGKKIHASALREKTKIAVATVDIDYFKRVNDTHGHDVGDLVIQSVSNILVNACRETDIVSRFGGEEFCILTPNITPADSLKLFERVRQTIQDSVIQVQGADIRVTASIGVCSTLLKTLDEMIVRSDQMLYRAKNQGRNKVQIT, encoded by the coding sequence ATGAAAAGAATCCTGTTGGTGGAAGACAGCACCCTTTTTGGATCGTCTGTGAAGGAAAAAATTGAATCGAAATTTGAATGCGCCGTCCATTGGACGAAGTCCTTAAAAGACACGGAGGCTCTTTTTGCTGAGCAAGAGGAGGATTTTGCCATTGGGATTCTTGATTTCGTGCTACCTGACGCTCAAAACGGTGATATTATTGACATGGCCATTATCGGCATTTCCAGCGATGAAGACGGAGTCGTTTCCGCTCAGTTCATAAAAAGCGGCGCCTCGGACTTTTTGAACAAACCATTTCTGGCGGAGGAATTTTATTGCCGCGTAACTCAAAACCTGGATTTGCTGGATTATATTCAGGAAGTCAAAGATCTTTCCTCCAAGGATTTTCTCACCGGATTGTATAACAGACGATATTTTTTCGACCTGGGAAAAAAAATTCATGCTTCCGCATTGCGGGAAAAAACCAAAATCGCCGTCGCCACGGTTGATATAGATTATTTTAAGCGGGTTAACGACACCCACGGTCATGACGTGGGAGACCTGGTCATCCAGTCCGTCTCAAATATTCTTGTAAACGCCTGCCGCGAAACTGACATTGTGTCCCGGTTCGGCGGCGAGGAGTTCTGCATTCTGACCCCGAATATAACTCCGGCGGACAGCCTCAAGTTGTTTGAACGCGTCCGCCAAACCATTCAAGACTCCGTGATTCAGGTGCAAGGCGCCGACATAAGGGTAACTGCAAGCATAGGCGTGTGCAGCACCTTGCTCAAGACGCTTGACGAAATGATTGTCCGTTCGGATCAAATGCTGTATCGGGCTAAAAACCAGGGCCGTAACAAGGTTCAGATCACCTGA
- a CDS encoding Crp/Fnr family transcriptional regulator, whose translation MSCLCREMAGDSIELSPVCIGHLWVFRNLAPKDVKALAVNAMRKKLEKGDSLFLQGDPTDEMFLIKGGRVKLTKVLEDGTELTLDIRKAGDFVGENMFSEEGEYPVSAYCLEDTFTCGFTRDQFEQLVLDHPQVGLQIIKNLSERISRLTSRVGSLAVSNIEDRLYRVLANVAQEHGAKSARGVVIQFPLTHEDLSFLTGAHRVSITRAMKALKSGGKIIHEDKRIILPMLESA comes from the coding sequence ATGAGTTGTTTATGCCGTGAAATGGCCGGCGATTCCATTGAACTTTCGCCTGTTTGCATCGGCCACCTCTGGGTTTTTCGGAATTTGGCCCCCAAGGACGTCAAGGCCCTGGCCGTCAACGCCATGCGGAAAAAGCTGGAAAAGGGAGATTCCCTTTTTCTTCAAGGCGACCCAACGGATGAAATGTTCCTGATCAAAGGAGGCCGGGTCAAGCTGACCAAGGTTTTGGAGGACGGGACGGAGTTGACTCTGGACATTCGGAAAGCCGGCGACTTTGTGGGCGAAAACATGTTCTCCGAAGAGGGGGAATACCCCGTAAGCGCTTATTGCCTGGAAGACACCTTTACCTGCGGATTCACCCGGGACCAGTTTGAACAACTGGTTTTGGATCACCCCCAGGTAGGCCTGCAAATCATCAAAAACCTGAGCGAACGGATTTCGCGCCTGACCAGCCGGGTGGGAAGCCTGGCCGTATCCAATATTGAGGACAGGCTGTATCGCGTACTGGCTAACGTGGCCCAGGAGCACGGCGCCAAAAGCGCCCGAGGCGTGGTGATTCAGTTCCCCCTGACGCATGAAGACCTGAGCTTTTTGACGGGCGCCCATCGGGTGAGCATCACCCGGGCCATGAAGGCCCTGAAAAGCGGGGGGAAGATCATCCATGAAGACAAGCGGATTATCCTGCCTATGCTGGAATCCGCCTGA
- a CDS encoding M23 family metallopeptidase has protein sequence MAAKSSKYTVCLLPQDGSAPKQFTLSKWMVWVFVVLITGVIGAGVYLGVDNYKLRLSQDNSLELKNTITAQDREIERLRVQFAQSAERINKFNETLLSLHEFEKKIRLLANLEDAEDSSSFLAIGGSFPDELDPSLLEDAEPSNVIREMNAQVKDLNSISAATENSLGALIGYLEDKKDVLACTPSIMPLQVKKDQHWYFSSRFGYRTSPFTGLKEFHKGLDLCASTGTPIMSTANGKVTFCGKKSGFGNVIVIDHGHGISTRYAHLNKFNVKKGDKVQRGEIVGEVGNTGRSTGPHLHYEVHLNGVPMNPQRYILN, from the coding sequence ATGGCTGCAAAATCAAGTAAATACACTGTATGCCTTCTTCCCCAGGATGGGTCTGCCCCCAAACAGTTTACGCTTTCCAAGTGGATGGTTTGGGTTTTTGTCGTGCTGATAACAGGCGTTATCGGCGCAGGCGTATATCTCGGCGTGGACAATTACAAGCTCAGACTTTCCCAAGACAACTCCCTGGAACTTAAAAACACCATCACCGCACAGGATCGGGAAATCGAACGGTTGAGAGTTCAGTTCGCCCAATCCGCCGAACGCATCAATAAATTCAACGAAACTTTGCTCAGCCTGCATGAATTTGAAAAGAAAATCCGCCTTTTGGCCAATCTGGAAGACGCGGAGGACTCCAGTTCCTTCCTGGCTATCGGCGGTTCTTTTCCCGATGAACTGGATCCCTCTTTGCTGGAAGATGCGGAGCCTTCCAATGTAATCCGGGAAATGAACGCTCAGGTGAAGGATTTAAATTCCATCTCCGCGGCTACGGAAAACAGTCTGGGCGCTTTGATCGGGTATTTGGAAGACAAAAAAGACGTGCTGGCCTGCACGCCTTCCATCATGCCTCTTCAGGTCAAGAAAGACCAGCACTGGTATTTCTCTTCCCGCTTCGGCTATCGCACTTCGCCTTTCACAGGCCTTAAGGAGTTCCACAAGGGCCTGGACCTTTGCGCATCCACGGGAACCCCCATCATGTCCACCGCCAACGGCAAAGTCACTTTTTGCGGCAAAAAAAGCGGCTTCGGCAACGTGATCGTAATCGATCACGGGCACGGCATCTCCACCCGGTACGCCCATCTTAACAAATTCAACGTTAAAAAGGGCGATAAGGTTCAACGGGGCGAGATTGTGGGAGAAGTCGGCAATACGGGACGCAGCACAGGCCCCCACCTCCATTACGAAGTGCACCTGAACGGCGTGCCCATGAATCCCCAAAGGTACATCCTCAACTAA
- the thiE gene encoding thiamine phosphate synthase: MKKSIDYSLYLVTDRPLSLGRSLMEVMEKAANGGTTVVQLREKECDSRTFVELARAAKKLLDAKGVPLIINDRADIALAVGAAGLHIGQTDMPYQDARRIMGPDAIVGLSVENRDQVKEAASLDADYLGVGPIFATQTKPDAAPAIGLGGLAEIRTITKTPLIAIGSVNLSNAAEVIRAGADGLAVVSAICSQPDIEQASRNLAAAIQKARQ, translated from the coding sequence ATGAAAAAGAGCATCGATTACAGCTTATATTTGGTGACGGATCGGCCTTTGTCTCTGGGCAGGAGCCTCATGGAAGTCATGGAAAAGGCCGCGAATGGCGGAACGACGGTGGTGCAGCTTCGCGAAAAGGAATGCGATTCCAGGACCTTTGTGGAACTGGCCAGGGCCGCCAAAAAACTTCTGGACGCCAAAGGGGTTCCGCTCATCATCAACGACCGGGCGGACATAGCTCTGGCGGTGGGCGCCGCCGGCCTTCACATCGGCCAGACGGACATGCCTTACCAAGACGCCCGGCGCATTATGGGGCCGGATGCGATTGTTGGATTGTCCGTGGAAAACAGGGACCAGGTGAAGGAGGCCGCCTCCCTGGACGCCGACTATCTGGGCGTAGGGCCGATTTTCGCCACCCAGACCAAGCCGGACGCCGCGCCGGCCATCGGCCTGGGGGGATTGGCCGAAATTCGCACCATCACCAAAACGCCTTTAATAGCCATCGGCTCCGTCAACCTGTCCAACGCCGCGGAAGTGATCAGGGCGGGCGCCGACGGTTTGGCGGTGGTTTCGGCCATTTGCTCCCAGCCGGACATTGAGCAGGCGTCCCGAAACCTTGCGGCGGCGATCCAAAAAGCCAGACAGTAA
- the lepB gene encoding signal peptidase I, whose protein sequence is MKELKPRNAFHAVLLSAHIPGLGQMYNGELLFGALLVVCFSFGLAGLYGLGVLHGLSGVIWSFVLSTVFYIYQIVDAWLGARKRFEYYPKKYNHWIYYTIYSLGFLALCTLLLLPVIFFTTSLNLYKIPSRSMSPALTGGDVILVDEHAYDKFPPLRWDCVVFNNPKKPGRVMVKRVAGLPGEELEIRFRNLFIDGKQTPDIFGNYTEPMPTDKKGLKKENFGPLNIPYGKYFVMGDNRSHSRDSRHFGLVDESDIIGKPILVVYSWDMSRVMIPIE, encoded by the coding sequence ATGAAAGAACTCAAGCCTCGAAACGCTTTTCACGCCGTACTGCTTTCCGCGCACATCCCCGGATTAGGGCAGATGTACAACGGAGAGTTGTTGTTCGGCGCTTTGCTGGTCGTCTGCTTTTCTTTTGGGCTGGCAGGGCTTTACGGCTTAGGCGTTCTTCACGGCTTAAGCGGCGTGATCTGGAGTTTTGTTCTTAGTACCGTCTTTTACATTTATCAAATAGTTGACGCCTGGCTGGGAGCTCGAAAACGGTTTGAGTACTACCCTAAAAAATACAACCACTGGATTTACTACACTATATACAGCCTGGGGTTTCTGGCGCTTTGCACTCTCTTGCTCCTGCCGGTCATATTTTTTACAACATCCTTGAATCTCTATAAAATCCCCTCCAGATCCATGTCCCCTGCCCTGACCGGGGGGGACGTCATCCTGGTGGACGAGCATGCTTATGACAAATTTCCGCCCCTGAGGTGGGACTGCGTGGTGTTCAACAACCCCAAAAAGCCGGGCCGGGTTATGGTCAAGCGGGTTGCGGGGCTGCCGGGGGAGGAGTTGGAAATCCGGTTTCGAAACCTGTTCATTGACGGAAAACAGACGCCGGATATTTTCGGAAACTATACCGAACCCATGCCCACTGACAAAAAGGGCCTGAAAAAGGAAAACTTCGGCCCCCTGAACATCCCTTACGGAAAGTACTTTGTCATGGGCGACAACCGCAGTCACAGCCGGGACAGCCGCCATTTCGGATTGGTGGACGAAAGCGACATAATCGGCAAGCCCATCCTGGTTGTTTATTCATGGGATATGAGTCGGGTGATGATTCCCATTGAATGA
- a CDS encoding enoyl-CoA hydratase/isomerase family protein gives MSPKTVIVQEEGPLAVVSFNRPDHKNAMTLDVLREMYELARSFEVRTDINAIIVTGGDQFFSAGMDLSDPGLMAVFDAPLSQKRKLMEYGPRMCQAWEDLDQITIAAMEGFCVGGGVSLASSLDFRVMAKSSYIRVPEIGLAMNMSWATIPRLVHLVGPARTKEIVLFGERINSLNAYEWGFAQRICPDGGSMQHARILADKALALPPVPSAMTKQTVNAVSRALDRSVSHMDADQFVLTMMSKDFEEAMQAFMEKRKPRFKGE, from the coding sequence ATGTCCCCTAAAACCGTTATAGTGCAGGAAGAAGGCCCTTTGGCCGTTGTTTCGTTCAATCGGCCCGACCATAAAAACGCCATGACCCTGGACGTACTCCGGGAAATGTACGAACTGGCCCGGAGCTTTGAAGTCCGGACGGACATCAACGCGATCATCGTCACCGGAGGGGATCAGTTTTTTTCCGCGGGCATGGATTTGTCCGATCCCGGCCTCATGGCCGTCTTTGATGCGCCTCTTTCCCAAAAACGGAAGCTCATGGAATACGGCCCCCGCATGTGCCAGGCCTGGGAGGATCTGGACCAGATCACCATCGCGGCCATGGAAGGCTTTTGCGTGGGGGGAGGGGTGTCTCTCGCCAGCTCCCTGGATTTCCGGGTTATGGCCAAGTCCTCGTATATCCGGGTTCCCGAAATCGGCTTGGCCATGAACATGAGTTGGGCCACCATACCGCGTCTGGTGCATCTTGTAGGACCCGCCCGCACCAAGGAAATCGTGCTGTTCGGCGAGCGGATCAATTCCCTGAACGCCTACGAATGGGGCTTCGCCCAGCGGATTTGCCCTGACGGCGGGTCCATGCAACACGCCCGGATTCTGGCGGACAAGGCTCTTGCCCTGCCTCCGGTGCCTTCTGCCATGACAAAGCAGACGGTCAATGCCGTCTCCCGCGCTTTGGATCGCTCCGTTTCCCACATGGACGCGGACCAGTTCGTCCTGACCATGATGTCCAAGGATTTTGAAGAGGCCATGCAGGCCTTTATGGAAAAGCGCAAGCCGCGGTTTAAGGGAGAGTGA